The following coding sequences are from one Lycium ferocissimum isolate CSIRO_LF1 chromosome 3, AGI_CSIRO_Lferr_CH_V1, whole genome shotgun sequence window:
- the LOC132049545 gene encoding large ribosomal subunit protein uL23-like, with the protein MAPAKADVAKKGDPKAQAVKAAKAVKSGSTFKKTSKKIRTKVTFHRPKTLKKDRNPKYPRISAPGRNRLDQYQVLQYPLTTESAMKKIEDNNTLVFIVDIKADKKKIKDAVKKMYDIQTKKVNTLIRPDGTKKAYVRLTPDYDALDVANKIGII; encoded by the exons ATGGCTCCAGCTAAAG CCGACGTGGCAAAAAAGGGTGACCCGAAAGCCCAAGCCGTAAAGGCTGCAAAGGCTGTGAAATCAGGATCAACCTTTAAGAAGACATCAAAAAAGATACGAACAAAAGTTACATTTCATCGGCCTAAGACATTGAAGAAGGATAGAAATCCCAAGTATCCTAGGATTAGTGCACCTGGAAGGAACAGACTTGATCAGTACCAGGTTCTTCAATATCCTCTCACCACTGAGTCTGCAATGAAGAAGATTGAGGACAATAATACACTTGTTTTTATTGTTGACATCAAAGCTGACAAAAAGAAGATTAAGGATGCGGTGAAGAAAATGTATGATATCCAGACAAAGAAAGTCAATACCTTGATCAG GCCTGATGGAACAAAGAAGGCCTACGTGAGGTTGACACCCGACTATGATGCTTTGGACGTGGCAAACAAAATTGGAATCATCTAA
- the LOC132048650 gene encoding uncharacterized protein LOC132048650, with protein MHEEEVEVNIDAQAISKRGSFKYLGSKIQGSGEIDENVAHRIGTSWGKWSLASTSRALSSQECPCPQDECGRDEDALMDVWAYRRDMIRNEVTQGKVRVTSIADKMKGARLRWFRHMKRRCEDVPVRRCQSLAIIGVRRGRGRLMKH; from the exons ATGCATGAGGAAGAGGTGGAAGTGAACATTGATGCACAAGCCATATCCAAGAGAGGAagcttcaagtatcttgggtccaaAATTCAAGGAAGCGGGGAGATTGATGAGAATGTTGCGCACCGTATTGGAACGAGTTGGGGGAAATGGAGTCTCGCTTCTACG AGCAGAGCGTTGTCTAGTCAAGAATGTCCATGTCCACAAGATGAATGTGGTAGAGATGAGGATGCTCTGATGGATGTATGGGCATACAGGAGAGATATGATTAGGAATGAAGTTACTCAGGGAAAGGTGCGAGTGACCTCTATTGCGGACAAAATGAAAGGAGCGAGACTAAGATGGTTTAGGCATATGAAGAGGAGGTGTGAGGATGTGCCGGTAAGGAGGTGTCAGAGTTTGGCTATCATAGgagttaggagaggtagaggtaggttGATGAAGCACTAG